In a single window of the Flavobacterium ammoniigenes genome:
- a CDS encoding ATP-dependent helicase, which translates to MQHYIDQLNEAQREPVLQKDGPMIIIAGAGSGKTRVLTIRIAYLMSQGVDAFNILSLTFTNKAAREMKNRIASIVGASEAKNLWMGTFHSVFARILRSEAEHLGYPSNFTIYDSQDSVRLISSIIKEMQLDRDIYKPKQVLGRISSYKNSLITVKAYFNNPELQEADAMSKKPRLGEIYQNYVERCFKAGAMDFDDLLLKTNELLTRFPEILAKYQNRFRYILVDEYQDTNHSQYLIVRALSDKFQNICVVGDDAQSIYAFRGANINNILNFQKDYEGVKTFRLEQNYRSTRNIVEAANTIIDKNKTKLDKIVWTANDFGPKIKVHRSLTDAEEGRFVASTIFEQKMQNQMLNGQFAILYRTNAQSRAMEDALRKRDIPYRIYGGLSFYQRKEIKDVLCYLRLIINPKDEEALIRVINYPARGIGDTTVEKLTIAANHYKRSIFEVMQNIDKIDLKLNSGTKQKLTDFVTMIKSFQIINENQDAFYITDHVAKKTGLVQELKKDATPEGMAKIQNIEELLNGIKDFTEGQKEIDGARGALSEFMEDVALATDLDKDTSDEDRVALMTIHLAKGLEFPHVFVVGMEEDLFPSAMSMSTRSELEEERRLFYVALTRAEHQAYLTYAQSRYRWGKLTDSEPSRFVEEIDSQYLEYLTPAESNYRYKPMIDSDIFGDIDKSKLRLAKPVSGIPPKYITDNQPKPDSPIRRLKPVTGNAPNSSNANLFDNKLVAGNIVMHERFGKGEVINMEGVGADRKAEIRFEVGGIKKLLLRFAKLEIIG; encoded by the coding sequence ATGCAGCACTATATTGATCAATTGAACGAAGCGCAACGCGAACCAGTCCTTCAAAAAGACGGCCCAATGATTATCATTGCCGGTGCCGGTTCTGGTAAAACGCGAGTGTTGACTATTCGTATTGCCTATTTGATGAGTCAAGGCGTGGACGCGTTTAATATTTTGTCATTGACCTTTACCAACAAAGCGGCACGCGAAATGAAGAATCGTATTGCGTCTATCGTTGGTGCTAGTGAAGCTAAGAATCTTTGGATGGGAACCTTTCACTCGGTTTTTGCTCGCATCTTACGTTCAGAAGCAGAGCATTTGGGTTATCCGTCTAATTTTACCATCTACGATTCGCAAGATTCAGTACGTTTGATTTCTTCGATTATCAAGGAAATGCAATTGGATCGAGATATCTACAAACCCAAACAGGTTTTGGGCCGAATATCTTCTTATAAAAACAGCCTGATTACAGTAAAAGCCTACTTTAATAACCCAGAATTACAAGAAGCCGATGCGATGTCCAAGAAACCGCGTTTAGGCGAAATTTATCAAAATTATGTAGAGCGTTGTTTCAAAGCAGGAGCAATGGACTTTGATGATTTATTATTGAAAACGAATGAGTTACTGACTCGATTCCCAGAAATTCTAGCCAAATACCAGAATCGTTTCCGTTATATTTTGGTCGATGAGTACCAAGATACCAATCATTCGCAGTATTTGATTGTTCGTGCTTTGTCGGATAAATTTCAAAATATCTGTGTGGTAGGTGATGATGCACAGAGTATTTATGCTTTCCGTGGTGCCAACATCAATAATATTTTAAATTTCCAAAAGGATTATGAAGGGGTAAAAACCTTTCGATTGGAACAAAATTACCGTTCGACTCGAAATATCGTGGAAGCCGCGAATACCATTATTGATAAAAATAAAACTAAACTGGATAAGATTGTTTGGACGGCCAATGATTTTGGTCCCAAAATAAAAGTGCATCGCAGTTTGACCGATGCGGAAGAAGGCCGTTTTGTAGCTAGTACAATTTTCGAACAGAAGATGCAAAACCAAATGCTAAATGGTCAATTTGCAATTTTGTACCGAACCAATGCACAATCGCGTGCTATGGAGGATGCCCTTCGTAAACGTGATATTCCGTACCGAATTTATGGAGGTCTTTCTTTTTACCAAAGAAAAGAGATCAAAGATGTCTTGTGCTATTTGCGTTTGATCATTAATCCAAAGGATGAAGAAGCTTTAATTCGGGTGATTAATTACCCTGCTAGAGGAATAGGGGATACGACTGTCGAAAAGTTGACTATTGCAGCCAATCATTATAAGCGTTCGATTTTTGAAGTGATGCAAAACATTGACAAAATCGACTTGAAACTGAATTCGGGAACCAAGCAAAAATTGACCGACTTTGTTACTATGATCAAGAGTTTTCAAATTATTAATGAAAACCAAGATGCTTTTTATATTACTGATCATGTGGCCAAAAAAACCGGTTTAGTTCAAGAATTGAAAAAAGACGCTACACCCGAGGGTATGGCCAAAATTCAAAACATTGAGGAATTACTGAATGGTATTAAGGATTTTACCGAAGGTCAAAAAGAAATAGATGGCGCACGTGGTGCTTTATCCGAATTCATGGAAGACGTGGCTCTGGCAACCGATTTAGATAAAGATACGAGTGATGAAGATCGTGTGGCGTTAATGACTATTCACTTGGCCAAAGGATTAGAGTTTCCGCACGTTTTTGTGGTGGGAATGGAAGAAGATTTGTTTCCAAGTGCGATGAGTATGAGTACGCGTTCGGAATTAGAAGAAGAACGTCGTTTGTTTTATGTGGCACTCACTCGAGCCGAACATCAAGCGTATTTGACTTATGCACAATCCCGTTACCGCTGGGGAAAATTAACAGATAGCGAACCTTCGCGTTTCGTAGAAGAAATAGATAGTCAATATTTGGAATATTTAACGCCTGCCGAATCCAATTACCGCTACAAACCGATGATTGATAGTGATATTTTTGGAGATATTGATAAGTCAAAATTGCGTTTGGCCAAACCAGTTTCTGGAATACCTCCTAAATACATTACCGATAACCAACCCAAACCCGATAGTCCCATTCGTAGATTAAAACCGGTTACTGGAAACGCACCCAATTCCAGTAATGCCAATTTATTTGATAATAAATTAGTGGCAGGAAATATTGTGATGCACGAACGTTTTGGCAAAGGTGAAGTAATTAATATGGAAGGCGTGGGTGCCGATAGAAAAGCGGAAATTCGTTTTGAGGTGGGAGGTATTAAGAAACTCTTATTGCGTTTTGCAAAGTTGGAGATAATTGGATAA
- a CDS encoding L-threonylcarbamoyladenylate synthase, protein MAEFIKIYPDKPSESAIAKVVKVLKEGGLVIYPTDTVYGLGCDITNTKALERIARIKGVKLEKANFSFICHDLSNLSDYVKQIDTATFKILKRALPGPYTFILPGSTNLPKEFKKKTTVGIRVPDNSIALEIVRQLGNPIVSTSIHDEDDVIEYTTDPELIFEKWQNLVDMVIDGGYGDNTASTIIDLSGHEPIVIREGKGDINIL, encoded by the coding sequence ATGGCTGAATTTATAAAAATATACCCTGACAAACCGAGTGAGTCGGCTATTGCCAAAGTGGTCAAAGTCTTGAAAGAAGGTGGTTTAGTAATCTATCCAACAGATACCGTATATGGTTTAGGTTGTGATATAACCAACACAAAGGCTTTGGAACGTATTGCCCGAATCAAAGGAGTAAAATTAGAGAAAGCTAATTTTTCTTTTATCTGTCATGATTTGAGTAATTTATCTGATTATGTTAAACAAATTGACACGGCAACTTTTAAAATTTTAAAACGAGCATTACCTGGACCCTACACTTTTATATTACCAGGAAGTACCAATTTACCAAAAGAGTTTAAAAAGAAAACTACCGTTGGTATCCGAGTTCCTGACAATTCGATTGCATTAGAAATTGTACGACAATTAGGGAATCCAATTGTTTCGACCTCGATTCACGATGAAGATGATGTAATTGAATACACCACAGATCCCGAACTAATTTTTGAGAAATGGCAGAATCTAGTTGATATGGTAATTGATGGTGGTTATGGAGACAACACCGCTTCTACTATAATTGACTTATCCGGACATGAACCCATAGTGATTAGAGAAGGCAAAGGAGATATAAATATACTTTAA
- a CDS encoding OmpA/MotB family protein, whose amino-acid sequence MKKVVIALSVLALLSSCVSKKKYAELEAKNKETQDLLNTCTVKLNSCLEEKAALSATAVALKDQNLNLIETSKEMAVLSTKGAQNIEKALESIKEKDLKISRMQDALTKKDSVTLAVVTSLKSAVGLSDPDIEINVEKGVVFISIADKLLFKSGSYDVTDKAKGVLAKVAKVINDKPDFECMVEGHTDNVPFTGSGILIDNWDLSVKRSTSIVRVLTGQLGVKPSQLIAAGRSSFVPLVDNNSADNRARNRRTRIVVLPKIDQFYEMVEKEMKKQQK is encoded by the coding sequence ATGAAAAAAGTTGTAATTGCTTTATCAGTATTGGCGCTTTTGAGTTCATGCGTTTCTAAAAAGAAATATGCTGAATTAGAAGCTAAAAACAAAGAAACTCAAGACTTATTAAATACCTGTACCGTTAAATTAAATTCTTGTTTAGAAGAAAAAGCAGCCTTATCAGCTACAGCTGTTGCTTTAAAAGATCAAAATCTTAATTTGATTGAAACCTCTAAAGAAATGGCAGTATTGTCTACCAAAGGAGCTCAAAATATAGAAAAAGCATTAGAATCTATCAAAGAAAAAGATTTGAAGATTAGTCGTATGCAAGATGCTTTAACCAAAAAAGACAGTGTAACATTAGCTGTAGTAACTAGTTTAAAAAGCGCTGTCGGATTATCTGATCCAGATATTGAAATTAATGTAGAAAAAGGAGTGGTTTTCATTTCTATTGCCGACAAACTATTATTCAAAAGCGGAAGCTATGATGTAACTGATAAAGCTAAAGGTGTTTTAGCTAAGGTTGCCAAAGTAATCAATGACAAACCTGACTTCGAATGCATGGTAGAAGGACATACAGATAATGTTCCTTTCACTGGAAGCGGAATTTTAATTGACAACTGGGATTTAAGTGTGAAACGTTCTACATCAATTGTTCGTGTTTTAACAGGTCAATTAGGAGTTAAACCTTCACAATTAATTGCAGCAGGTAGAAGTTCTTTCGTGCCTTTAGTTGATAACAATTCGGCTGACAACAGAGCACGTAACAGAAGAACGCGAATTGTTGTATTACCTAAAATTGATCAATTCTACGAAATGGTAGAAAAAGAAATGAAGAAACAACAAAAATAA
- a CDS encoding glycosyltransferase family 2 protein produces the protein MKVAVVILNWNGKQLLEQFLPSVVQYSKEATVYVADNASTDDSVAFVKDQFPEVSIVVNPTNTGYAGGYNDSLQHIEADVYALVNSDIEVTENWLQPIIKAFQNEPTTAIIQPKILDYKNKDYFEYAGAAGGFIDQYGYPFCRGRIFNTLEKDLGQYDTNQEIFWASGACFFIRSNVYKELKGFDTSFFAHQEEIDLCWRAINKGHTIKYLFESKVFHVGGATLQQGNPKKTELNFRNSLLMLTKNLPEKVLFRVLFIRMILDGIAGIKFLLEGQPKHLVAVLKAHFSFYQMFAINYNKRGAYQQTKYYFTKSIVLSYFIKKIHFFNELIRLK, from the coding sequence ATGAAAGTAGCTGTTGTCATACTCAATTGGAACGGAAAACAATTGCTTGAGCAATTTTTACCATCGGTAGTTCAGTATTCTAAAGAAGCTACTGTTTATGTGGCTGACAATGCTTCTACAGATGATTCTGTCGCATTTGTTAAAGATCAATTCCCTGAAGTTTCCATAGTTGTCAATCCAACTAATACCGGATATGCTGGGGGTTATAACGACTCTTTACAACATATTGAAGCAGATGTTTATGCATTAGTCAATTCGGATATTGAAGTCACAGAAAATTGGCTACAGCCCATAATTAAAGCATTTCAGAACGAACCAACCACTGCAATTATTCAACCGAAAATTTTAGATTATAAAAACAAAGACTATTTTGAATATGCTGGAGCAGCTGGTGGTTTTATTGATCAATATGGTTATCCATTTTGTCGAGGTCGCATCTTCAATACTTTAGAAAAAGATTTAGGCCAATACGATACTAATCAAGAAATTTTTTGGGCTTCAGGCGCTTGTTTTTTTATTAGAAGTAATGTTTACAAAGAATTAAAGGGGTTTGACACCTCTTTCTTTGCGCATCAGGAAGAAATCGATTTGTGTTGGCGTGCCATTAATAAAGGACATACCATTAAATACCTATTTGAATCCAAAGTCTTTCATGTAGGCGGAGCCACTTTACAACAAGGGAATCCTAAGAAAACCGAGTTGAATTTCAGAAATTCATTATTGATGTTGACTAAAAATTTACCTGAAAAAGTACTTTTTCGAGTGCTCTTTATCCGAATGATACTAGATGGAATTGCGGGTATTAAATTTTTATTAGAAGGGCAACCGAAACATTTAGTAGCAGTTCTAAAAGCACATTTTTCATTTTACCAAATGTTTGCAATAAACTACAACAAAAGAGGTGCGTACCAACAAACAAAATACTATTTTACAAAAAGTATCGTTTTAAGTTATTTCATAAAGAAAATCCATTTTTTTAATGAATTAATTAGGCTCAAATAA
- a CDS encoding type I restriction enzyme HsdR N-terminal domain-containing protein, with the protein MQQLNFPSFSFRFKNSENKVSIFDAIRKKFIILTPEEWVRQHVIQFLMIEKNYPKSLLNVEKVLQVNGLRKRYDIVVYNSDGTIHILIECKAPEVPISQSTFDQIAQYNMTLQSNYLMVTNGLNHYFCQMDNENEKYQFLNELPNYQSNLI; encoded by the coding sequence ATGCAACAATTGAATTTCCCATCTTTTTCTTTCCGTTTCAAAAATAGCGAAAATAAAGTGTCTATTTTTGATGCGATCCGTAAAAAATTTATAATTCTTACTCCCGAAGAATGGGTACGTCAACATGTTATACAGTTTTTGATGATCGAAAAAAACTACCCCAAGTCACTACTCAATGTTGAAAAAGTATTGCAAGTCAATGGATTGCGAAAAAGATACGATATAGTGGTGTACAATTCTGATGGCACCATCCATATTTTAATTGAATGTAAAGCTCCAGAGGTACCTATTTCACAAAGTACTTTTGACCAAATTGCACAATACAACATGACTTTACAATCCAATTATTTAATGGTTACTAATGGATTGAATCATTACTTTTGCCAAATGGATAATGAAAATGAAAAATACCAATTCTTAAACGAATTACCTAACTACCAATCCAACTTAATCTAA
- the holA gene encoding DNA polymerase III subunit delta: MDEVIKIVNDIKAGNIKPIYFLMGEEPYYIDKLSDYIEQNVLTEEEKGFNQTVLYGRDVTIDDIVSTAKRYPMMAERQVVIVKEAQDLSRTIDKIESYVENPMETTVLVFCYKYKTLDKRKKVTKLLGQKGIVYESKKLYENQVGDWIKRVLAGKKYSIEPKATAMLVEFLGTDLSKINNELEKLQIILPVGSTINPQHIEENIGFSKDFNNFELLNALGSRNQAKAFHIAQYFANNPKANPLVVTTSTVFGFFVKILKYHGLKDRNPSKVASALGVSPYFLKDYDVALKNYPMKKVSQIITSLRNVDVKSKGVGASMSQSDLLKEMLYTIFN, translated from the coding sequence GTGGACGAAGTAATAAAAATTGTAAATGATATCAAGGCGGGTAATATTAAACCTATTTACTTTTTGATGGGTGAAGAGCCGTATTATATCGATAAATTATCCGATTATATTGAGCAAAATGTGTTGACTGAAGAGGAAAAAGGCTTCAATCAAACCGTTTTGTATGGTCGCGATGTGACAATTGACGATATTGTTTCGACTGCAAAACGCTACCCCATGATGGCCGAACGCCAAGTGGTCATTGTGAAAGAAGCACAAGATTTGTCAAGAACAATTGATAAAATTGAATCGTATGTAGAAAATCCAATGGAAACTACTGTTCTCGTTTTTTGTTATAAATACAAGACATTAGACAAGCGTAAAAAAGTCACTAAGTTATTAGGTCAAAAAGGGATCGTTTACGAAAGTAAAAAACTGTATGAGAATCAAGTTGGCGATTGGATAAAACGCGTTTTGGCAGGAAAAAAATATTCGATTGAACCAAAAGCTACTGCCATGTTGGTCGAATTTTTAGGGACAGATTTGAGTAAAATCAATAACGAATTAGAAAAATTGCAAATTATACTTCCTGTTGGCAGTACCATTAATCCGCAGCATATCGAAGAAAATATTGGATTTAGTAAGGACTTTAATAATTTCGAATTACTTAATGCCTTAGGTTCTCGCAATCAAGCAAAAGCATTTCATATTGCACAGTATTTTGCCAACAATCCAAAAGCCAATCCTTTGGTGGTAACCACAAGTACTGTTTTTGGTTTTTTTGTTAAAATCCTTAAATACCATGGATTAAAAGATAGAAATCCCTCTAAAGTAGCTTCTGCATTAGGTGTTAGTCCTTATTTTTTAAAAGATTATGATGTAGCTTTGAAAAATTACCCAATGAAGAAAGTAAGCCAAATTATAACTTCGCTTCGAAATGTAGATGTTAAAAGTAAAGGAGTGGGAGCAAGCATGTCACAATCAGATTTATTAAAAGAAATGTTATATACAATATTTAATTAA
- a CDS encoding CAL67264 family membrane protein yields MSMNKNTILGWATLIMIVMGLLLIGLGAFRYDDVAGWGFAAVGVGFLANAWVFSALKGRV; encoded by the coding sequence ATGAGCATGAATAAAAATACGATATTGGGATGGGCCACATTGATTATGATTGTTATGGGCCTTTTATTAATTGGATTAGGTGCATTCCGTTATGATGATGTTGCAGGTTGGGGATTTGCTGCTGTTGGTGTTGGGTTTTTAGCCAATGCTTGGGTTTTTAGTGCGTTAAAGGGAAGAGTATAA
- the ettA gene encoding energy-dependent translational throttle protein EttA, whose product MSDDKKVIFSMSKLSKTYSSSNKQVLKDIYLSFFYGAKIGILGLNGSGKSSLLKIIAGVDKNYQGDVVFAPGYTVGYLEQEPQLDDSKTVLEIVQEGVAETMAVLEEYNQINDLFGLPENYEDQDKMDKLMDRQAALQDKIDALGAWEIDTKLEIAMDALRTPEGDTPIKNLSGGERRRVALCRLLLQQPDVLLLDEPTNHLDAESVLWLEQHLAQYAGTVIAVTHDRYFLDNVAGWILELDRGEGIPWKGNYSSWLDQKSNRMALEEKVASKRRKTLERELDWVRQGAKGRQTKQKARLQNYDKLLNEDQKQLDENLEIYIPNGPRLGTNVIEATKVAKAFGDKLLYDNLNFTLPQAGIVGIIGPNGAGKSTIFRMIMGEEQPDGGQFSIGETVKIAYVDQSHSNIDPEKSIWENFADGQELVMMGGKQVNSRAYLSRFNFGGSDQNKKVSMLSGGERNRLHLAMTLKEEGNVLLLDEPTNDLDVNTLRALEEGLENFAGCAVVISHDRWFLDRICTHILAFEGDSEVYFFEGSFSDYEENKKKRLGGDLTPKRLKYRKLIRS is encoded by the coding sequence ATGTCAGACGATAAAAAAGTAATATTCTCAATGTCTAAATTGAGTAAAACCTACTCCAGTAGTAACAAACAAGTTTTAAAAGATATCTATTTGAGTTTCTTTTATGGAGCTAAAATTGGAATCCTTGGATTGAATGGTTCCGGTAAATCTTCCCTTTTAAAAATTATAGCTGGAGTTGATAAAAATTACCAAGGCGATGTTGTCTTTGCTCCAGGTTACACCGTTGGCTACCTAGAACAAGAACCACAATTGGACGATTCTAAAACCGTATTGGAAATTGTTCAAGAAGGAGTTGCTGAAACGATGGCAGTTTTAGAAGAATACAACCAAATCAATGATTTATTCGGTTTACCTGAAAACTACGAAGATCAGGATAAAATGGATAAATTGATGGATCGTCAAGCCGCATTACAAGATAAAATTGATGCTTTAGGTGCTTGGGAAATCGATACTAAATTAGAAATTGCAATGGATGCGTTGCGAACTCCAGAAGGCGATACACCAATCAAGAATTTATCGGGTGGTGAACGTCGACGTGTAGCTTTATGTCGTTTGTTATTACAACAGCCAGACGTTTTGCTTTTGGATGAGCCTACCAACCACTTGGATGCTGAGAGTGTACTTTGGTTAGAACAACATTTGGCACAATATGCAGGTACTGTTATTGCAGTAACGCACGACCGTTATTTCTTAGATAACGTAGCCGGTTGGATTTTAGAATTGGATAGAGGAGAAGGTATTCCATGGAAAGGAAATTATTCTTCTTGGTTGGACCAAAAATCGAACCGTATGGCATTAGAAGAAAAAGTAGCCTCTAAACGTAGAAAAACTTTAGAACGAGAGTTGGACTGGGTGCGCCAAGGAGCCAAAGGTCGACAAACCAAACAAAAAGCGCGTTTGCAGAACTACGACAAATTATTAAATGAAGACCAAAAACAACTGGATGAAAATCTAGAAATCTATATTCCAAACGGACCTCGTTTAGGAACCAATGTAATTGAGGCTACCAAAGTGGCGAAAGCTTTTGGCGATAAGTTATTGTACGATAATTTGAATTTCACTTTACCACAAGCAGGAATAGTAGGTATTATTGGACCTAATGGTGCTGGTAAATCAACTATTTTCCGAATGATTATGGGAGAAGAACAACCCGATGGTGGTCAATTTTCTATCGGTGAAACGGTAAAAATTGCTTATGTAGATCAATCGCATTCTAATATTGATCCAGAAAAATCAATCTGGGAAAACTTTGCCGACGGACAGGAATTAGTCATGATGGGAGGAAAGCAGGTAAATTCAAGAGCGTATTTATCTCGTTTCAACTTTGGTGGAAGCGATCAAAACAAAAAAGTATCCATGCTGTCTGGTGGAGAAAGAAACCGTTTGCATTTGGCCATGACATTGAAAGAAGAAGGTAACGTTTTGTTACTGGATGAGCCAACAAATGACTTGGACGTCAACACGCTACGTGCTTTAGAAGAAGGTTTAGAAAACTTTGCCGGTTGCGCAGTAGTAATTTCGCACGACAGATGGTTCTTGGACAGAATTTGCACACACATTTTGGCTTTCGAAGGTGATTCTGAAGTCTATTTCTTTGAAGGAAGTTTCTCGGATTATGAAGAAAACAAAAAGAAACGTTTGGGTGGCGATTTAACTCCGAAACGATTGAAATACAGAAAATTAATTCGTAGTTAA
- a CDS encoding thiol-disulfide oxidoreductase DCC family protein produces MENLPQDKKIILFDGLCNLCDASVQFLIKKDTKDVFRFVSLQSKLGKELLSKLPIAIQQTDSIILYESEALFYYKSKAIFQIIKSLGGIFNCLLIFKLLPTYFTDTLYDLVAKNRYQWFGKKQHCLVPTKELKSKFLDEMVLHDNCHELVL; encoded by the coding sequence ATGGAAAACCTTCCTCAAGATAAAAAAATCATTTTGTTTGACGGACTTTGTAATCTATGTGATGCCTCAGTACAATTCTTAATTAAGAAAGATACAAAAGATGTTTTCCGATTTGTGTCGTTACAATCCAAATTGGGTAAAGAACTACTTTCTAAACTCCCGATTGCTATTCAACAAACGGATAGTATTATTCTGTATGAATCAGAAGCCTTATTTTACTACAAATCGAAAGCAATTTTTCAAATTATAAAAAGTCTTGGAGGCATTTTCAATTGCCTGTTGATTTTTAAACTCCTCCCAACTTATTTCACTGATACTTTATATGACTTAGTTGCCAAAAATCGTTACCAATGGTTTGGCAAAAAACAACACTGCTTAGTTCCAACAAAAGAGTTGAAATCTAAGTTTTTAGATGAAATGGTCTTACATGACAATTGTCATGAATTAGTACTTTAA